From the genome of Pukyongia salina, one region includes:
- a CDS encoding LIC11966 family surface protein, which yields MSRALLLAVFLAIFSTQTVFSQQFKSALDYLEFVSNEQQIITKNTWKYTKAIAHSKNDRTIAGRRNSLIKSVERAILKIEKAKGFDGDEFKKQVLHNLDLNKSLLQQDYAKIIDMKTVAEQSYDAMEAYMLAQELANKKMAEAQQEFEMHYYAYARKHNIDILENDSDLGKKMKISGEVFDHYNQLYLIFFKVYMNEVYLYDAISREDVSAIEQSASALLESSREGLAKLDTVSLYKKDRMLVDATTKVFEFFIDESENKIPVITDFLVANADFEAIRKSLESTPERKRTKEQIDAYNEKVPLINKAVEDYNRTNASLNQKRETVIGNLNESYQRFLAKHIPND from the coding sequence ATGAGTAGAGCATTATTACTAGCGGTGTTTCTGGCAATCTTTAGTACACAAACCGTATTCTCTCAACAATTTAAATCTGCTTTAGACTATCTTGAATTTGTTTCAAATGAGCAGCAGATCATAACGAAAAACACCTGGAAATACACAAAGGCCATCGCCCACAGCAAGAACGATCGTACCATTGCAGGTAGGAGAAATTCGCTTATCAAATCTGTTGAGCGAGCAATACTAAAAATCGAAAAAGCGAAAGGCTTTGATGGTGATGAATTCAAGAAGCAGGTATTGCATAATCTCGATCTAAACAAGAGCCTGTTACAGCAGGATTACGCTAAGATCATCGACATGAAAACTGTTGCAGAACAATCGTACGATGCGATGGAAGCCTATATGCTTGCACAGGAATTGGCTAATAAAAAAATGGCCGAGGCTCAACAGGAATTCGAGATGCATTATTACGCCTATGCGAGAAAGCATAACATCGATATCCTTGAGAACGATTCGGATCTGGGTAAGAAAATGAAGATCTCCGGAGAAGTTTTTGATCATTACAATCAACTTTACCTAATTTTCTTCAAGGTGTATATGAACGAGGTATATCTATACGACGCGATTAGCCGTGAAGATGTAAGCGCGATCGAGCAAAGCGCTTCAGCACTGCTGGAGAGTTCCCGTGAAGGCCTGGCGAAGCTGGACACTGTTTCTTTATATAAGAAGGATAGAATGCTAGTAGACGCTACTACAAAAGTTTTCGAGTTCTTTATTGATGAATCTGAAAACAAGATCCCTGTTATTACCGATTTCCTGGTTGCCAATGCAGATTTCGAAGCCATAAGGAAATCCTTAGAATCTACTCCCGAACGTAAACGCACCAAGGAACAGATCGACGCGTATAACGAAAAGGTGCCTCTTATAAACAAGGCAGTGGAAGATTATAATAGAACGAATGCAAGCCTGAATCAAAAACGTGAAACCGTGATAGGAAACCTAAACGAATCCTACCAGAGGTTTTTGGCTAAACATATTCCGAACGATTAA
- a CDS encoding 1-acyl-sn-glycerol-3-phosphate acyltransferase — protein sequence MILTKFIFHKLLGWKIDGEFNKDIPKSVVIVVPHTSWHDFYVGVFARRILRTKINFVAKKELFKWPFGAYFRWMGGTPLDRTGGLNKVDAIAKIFSEKKEFRMALAPEGTRKKVDRWKTGFYYIALKAKVPIIPVAFDYKTKTVKVGAAFYPTGNLEEDLIVLHKFYDGVVGKIPQYT from the coding sequence TTGATACTTACCAAATTTATATTCCATAAGCTGTTAGGCTGGAAGATCGACGGTGAATTTAACAAGGATATTCCTAAATCTGTAGTCATCGTTGTCCCTCACACAAGCTGGCATGATTTCTATGTCGGGGTGTTTGCCCGAAGGATCCTGCGTACCAAAATTAACTTTGTGGCAAAAAAAGAACTATTCAAATGGCCGTTCGGCGCTTACTTTCGGTGGATGGGAGGAACACCCCTGGACAGGACGGGTGGACTCAATAAAGTAGATGCGATCGCTAAGATATTTTCAGAAAAAAAAGAATTCAGAATGGCCCTGGCACCTGAAGGAACACGGAAAAAAGTGGACCGTTGGAAAACAGGCTTCTACTATATTGCATTAAAGGCTAAGGTACCGATAATCCCTGTTGCCTTCGATTATAAGACAAAAACTGTAAAAGTGGGGGCTGCCTTTTATCCAACCGGCAATCTTGAGGAAGATCTAATAGTCTTACATAAATTTTATGATGGGGTAGTGGGAAAGATTCCCCAATATACTTAG
- a CDS encoding carboxy terminal-processing peptidase, protein MIRNLCLITSFLFSLAANSQSEPPFCEQMAALKSLVESQHFKPKPFDDALSSGVYKLFVKRLDEDKILFTDADIAVFKKDSLLIDDYLRDNNCDFIQKYIKTLRQRIAETKQVLESYRNTKLDYSGTDTLKYYRTKESGYFDDTAAMKKYWSKRLRFEILSKMTEEDSLIERLEKNFNILETEIRPKVFEKMLCQLDEMENAEGSIERFTTETFLNAFTNYQDPNTTFFNNTDKTMFENSVSTSLMTFGLYTDKNEEGEIVVSYVTPGGAAYFEGTIEEGDVVRSLRSGTSVVETTCISNEEITAFLTDNNHTKVTFRIKKKDGTIKLVNLSKKADKAVENLIRGYVVKKEFPVGYISIPSFYTDFESPNGLGVANDVAKEIYKLKKENIQGLIIDLRFNGGGSMKEASDLSGMFIDRGPVSILKYKDGETYTVRDANRGTVFNKPIVIILNGYSASASEFFASLMQDYNRAIIVGAVSYGKSSMQAIFPLDEEKEELGYCKITTDMFYRVTGQSNQSRGVIPDIIFPSMYDGLDISEKHIDFALSNDSVAVTVPHKPKRKIPINFLKEKSEYRMSLDEGFRKIKDLNKALVNNYIKKDTIYSLTLRNVYGDLNGYNELWKDFISYFENRKGVLTVRNTASTEELLQYNDDEKKINAFSMAEIGNDIFIEEAFNIISDINEIK, encoded by the coding sequence ATGATCAGGAATCTTTGCCTCATTACTTCTTTCTTATTCAGCCTGGCGGCTAATTCTCAATCTGAACCACCATTCTGTGAGCAAATGGCTGCCCTTAAATCACTTGTAGAATCACAACATTTTAAACCCAAGCCCTTTGATGATGCACTAAGTAGCGGGGTTTATAAATTATTCGTGAAACGGCTTGATGAGGATAAAATCCTCTTTACAGATGCCGACATAGCGGTATTTAAGAAGGACTCCCTGCTAATAGACGATTACTTAAGAGACAATAACTGTGATTTTATTCAGAAATATATAAAAACACTTAGGCAACGTATTGCCGAGACCAAACAGGTATTGGAATCGTATAGAAATACAAAACTGGACTATAGTGGTACAGACACCCTTAAGTACTATAGAACGAAGGAATCCGGATATTTTGACGATACAGCCGCGATGAAAAAGTACTGGTCCAAAAGATTGCGTTTTGAGATATTATCTAAAATGACCGAAGAAGATAGTCTAATAGAAAGGTTAGAGAAGAATTTTAACATACTCGAAACCGAAATAAGGCCGAAGGTTTTCGAAAAAATGTTGTGTCAATTGGACGAGATGGAGAATGCTGAAGGCAGTATTGAACGGTTTACCACCGAGACGTTTCTGAACGCCTTTACAAATTACCAGGATCCGAATACCACCTTTTTTAACAACACCGATAAGACCATGTTCGAGAATTCGGTATCTACAAGTTTGATGACCTTTGGTTTATACACCGATAAGAATGAGGAAGGCGAGATCGTGGTAAGCTATGTAACGCCTGGAGGCGCTGCGTATTTTGAAGGCACCATAGAAGAAGGTGATGTGGTGCGGTCACTTCGTTCGGGAACGAGTGTTGTTGAAACCACATGTATTTCGAATGAGGAGATCACAGCATTCCTTACAGACAATAATCATACTAAGGTAACTTTCAGAATAAAGAAAAAGGACGGCACCATTAAGTTGGTAAATTTGTCGAAAAAAGCAGATAAAGCCGTGGAAAACTTAATTCGCGGGTATGTGGTAAAGAAGGAATTTCCTGTGGGATATATTAGTATTCCCAGTTTTTATACAGATTTCGAATCGCCTAATGGTCTGGGAGTTGCCAATGATGTTGCCAAAGAGATATATAAACTGAAGAAAGAGAATATTCAGGGATTGATCATCGATCTGCGTTTTAATGGCGGGGGTAGTATGAAGGAAGCTTCAGACCTTAGCGGAATGTTTATCGACCGCGGCCCCGTTTCAATCTTGAAATACAAGGATGGCGAAACCTACACAGTTAGAGATGCCAATCGCGGTACTGTTTTTAACAAACCCATAGTGATCATTCTCAACGGATACAGTGCATCTGCCTCCGAATTCTTCGCGAGTTTGATGCAGGATTATAACAGGGCGATCATTGTTGGTGCCGTAAGCTACGGGAAATCGAGTATGCAGGCTATCTTTCCTTTGGATGAGGAAAAGGAAGAATTAGGTTATTGCAAGATCACTACAGATATGTTCTACCGAGTCACCGGACAAAGCAATCAATCACGAGGCGTGATCCCGGATATTATCTTTCCCAGCATGTACGATGGACTTGACATTAGTGAAAAGCATATAGATTTTGCTCTCTCTAACGATAGTGTGGCTGTAACCGTACCTCACAAACCTAAACGGAAGATCCCGATCAATTTTCTGAAAGAAAAGAGCGAATATCGTATGAGCCTGGATGAAGGATTCCGTAAGATCAAAGATCTTAACAAGGCCCTTGTAAACAATTATATTAAAAAAGATACCATCTATTCGTTAACCCTTCGGAATGTGTATGGCGACCTTAACGGCTATAACGAACTATGGAAGGATTTCATTTCTTATTTCGAGAATCGAAAGGGCGTTTTAACGGTTAGGAATACCGCTTCTACAGAAGAGCTACTTCAATACAATGACGATGAGAAAAAGATCAACGCTTTTTCCATGGCTGAGATTGGCAACGACATCTTTATCGAGGAAGCCTTTAATATTATTTCCGATATCAATGAAATTAAATAA
- a CDS encoding YebC/PmpR family DNA-binding transcriptional regulator, which translates to MGRAFEFRKARKMKRWSAMSKAFTRIGKDIVMAVKEGGPDPDANSRLRAVIQNAKSVNMPKDNIERAIKRASDKSQGDYKEVIFEGYAPHGIAILVETATDNNTRTVANVRSYFNKCDGSLGTSGSVVFMFDHVCNFRINAEGIDMEELELELIDFGVEEIFEDEDGVLIYAPFESFGAIQTYLEERSLEILSSGFERIPQVTKKITAEQASDVEKLLEKLEEDDDVQNVYHTMDEASSGEDA; encoded by the coding sequence ATGGGAAGAGCGTTTGAATTTCGAAAAGCACGTAAGATGAAGCGTTGGTCTGCCATGTCCAAAGCGTTTACCCGTATTGGTAAGGATATTGTCATGGCGGTAAAAGAGGGTGGTCCCGACCCGGATGCCAACTCTCGATTGCGAGCTGTAATTCAGAATGCCAAATCGGTTAACATGCCCAAAGACAACATCGAAAGAGCCATTAAAAGGGCTTCCGATAAAAGTCAGGGCGACTACAAAGAAGTGATCTTCGAGGGTTATGCTCCCCACGGGATTGCAATACTTGTGGAAACTGCAACCGACAATAATACGCGTACCGTGGCAAATGTTCGTTCCTATTTCAATAAATGTGATGGTAGTCTTGGCACCTCGGGATCTGTGGTTTTTATGTTCGATCACGTATGTAATTTCCGCATCAATGCAGAAGGTATCGACATGGAAGAACTAGAATTGGAATTGATCGATTTTGGTGTTGAAGAGATCTTTGAAGATGAAGACGGCGTACTTATTTATGCCCCATTCGAAAGTTTTGGAGCTATACAGACCTACCTCGAGGAACGTTCCCTTGAAATTCTTTCTTCAGGCTTCGAACGTATCCCGCAGGTAACCAAAAAGATCACAGCCGAACAGGCATCGGATGTGGAAAAATTATTAGAGAAACTTGAAGAGGATGACGATGTGCAGAATGTGTACCACACGATGGACGAAGCATCCTCCGGAGAAGACGCCTAA
- a CDS encoding sugar nucleotide-binding protein, with product MIHNRILILGASGFVGNALYRELDSYFDVYGTYCTQDGLYLDNQVFFKYNAETDSLLKLLDEIKPRYIISTFSSEMEAAMRSHAELISYCELLPMSRILFASSAEVFDARKKFPSYEYDKPLSETNWGRANIALEKLLLEQLPLQTTIFRLPEILGINAPSIMQLRQAIKHNAAFEVYPKRIISVTTAEKIAQQLHYIINKDLIDIFHLASTDVVHHDDIFREIAVRIGDKLPVFKKVFSSNEDEYQAILPKENSLPEAYRITVAEVIESSTLHDEIITLKK from the coding sequence GTGATCCACAACAGAATACTTATACTTGGTGCCAGCGGATTTGTAGGCAATGCCTTATACAGGGAGTTGGACTCCTACTTCGATGTATATGGGACTTATTGTACCCAGGACGGACTTTATCTGGACAATCAGGTCTTTTTTAAATACAACGCAGAAACAGATAGTCTGTTAAAACTACTGGATGAGATAAAGCCTCGATATATCATTTCTACATTTTCTTCGGAAATGGAAGCAGCTATGAGATCGCATGCCGAACTCATTTCATATTGTGAGCTGTTGCCCATGAGCCGGATATTGTTTGCCTCGTCTGCCGAAGTATTCGACGCCCGAAAGAAGTTTCCGTCTTACGAATACGATAAACCGCTATCTGAAACAAATTGGGGGCGAGCTAACATTGCTCTGGAAAAATTGCTATTGGAACAATTACCATTGCAAACAACCATTTTCAGGTTGCCGGAGATACTTGGTATCAATGCCCCGTCCATCATGCAACTACGGCAGGCCATAAAGCACAACGCGGCATTCGAAGTGTACCCCAAGCGTATTATAAGTGTTACCACCGCCGAAAAGATCGCGCAACAGCTTCACTATATAATCAACAAGGATTTAATTGATATCTTCCACCTGGCCAGTACAGATGTGGTGCATCACGACGATATCTTCAGAGAGATCGCTGTACGAATAGGCGACAAGTTACCAGTTTTCAAGAAGGTTTTTAGCAGTAATGAGGATGAATACCAGGCGATTCTTCCGAAGGAAAATTCGTTGCCGGAAGCCTATAGAATAACTGTTGCCGAAGTCATTGAAAGTAGTACCTTACACGACGAAATAATTACCTTAAAAAAATAA
- a CDS encoding NAD(P)H-hydrate dehydratase has product MKVFSAEQLQQADKVTTEKHNISSLDLMERAGTQIFNWLHQRMQGAQVPVHIFCGIGNNGGDGLVLGRHLIEHGYVVHIYIANFTDKRSKCFLINYDRVKEITKKWPILMTSEADFPEIHPDDVIIDAIFGIGLNRAPEGWVKKLIQYLNEQKAFRLSIDIPSGLHANKPVADMEAVIMANHTLTFQAPKLAFFLPDSGDFAPYFEIIDIGLDPEFLHNTVPLAHLISKQEARQFYKQRKKYSHKGDYGHVLVVGGSYGKMGAAVLSSKAAYRAGAGLVTSFIPKCGYDIIQTALPEVMAITDAYDHLISEVDDIPEVEAIAVGMGIGTNERTVNALKKLFSETKASYVIDADAINCIALDKDLKKLIPPQSVLTPHPGELKRLVGDWKDDYDKLEKVKEFTRKYKCILLIKGANSITVHEDKLYINTSGNPGMATGGSGDVLSGMIAALLAQGYDPLLATVFATYLHGLAGNIVSQSNSFEAVMAGDVADHIGKAYLSLLEPDQPVQQDENDQK; this is encoded by the coding sequence ATGAAAGTTTTCTCCGCAGAACAGCTGCAACAAGCAGATAAGGTGACCACCGAAAAGCATAATATCAGTTCTTTAGACCTGATGGAACGGGCGGGAACTCAGATTTTCAATTGGTTACATCAACGGATGCAGGGAGCCCAGGTGCCTGTGCATATTTTCTGTGGAATTGGAAACAACGGCGGTGATGGCCTGGTGCTTGGAAGGCATCTTATAGAACACGGCTATGTTGTACATATCTACATCGCTAATTTCACCGACAAACGCTCTAAATGCTTTCTGATAAATTATGACCGGGTAAAAGAAATTACGAAGAAATGGCCCATATTGATGACTTCGGAAGCCGATTTCCCGGAAATTCATCCGGACGATGTGATTATCGATGCTATCTTCGGAATTGGCCTGAACAGGGCCCCGGAAGGTTGGGTAAAGAAGCTCATACAATATCTCAACGAGCAAAAAGCATTCAGACTATCAATAGATATTCCTAGCGGTCTGCATGCCAACAAACCGGTGGCCGATATGGAAGCAGTGATCATGGCAAATCACACGCTTACTTTCCAGGCGCCAAAATTAGCCTTCTTTCTGCCAGATTCGGGGGATTTCGCCCCATACTTTGAAATTATAGACATAGGCCTCGACCCCGAGTTTTTACACAATACAGTGCCTCTGGCGCATCTTATTTCAAAGCAGGAAGCCAGGCAATTCTATAAGCAACGTAAAAAATATTCGCATAAAGGAGATTATGGACACGTATTGGTTGTAGGAGGTAGCTATGGAAAGATGGGTGCCGCTGTCTTGTCTTCAAAAGCCGCCTACAGGGCAGGTGCCGGCCTGGTTACTTCCTTTATACCGAAATGCGGTTACGACATCATCCAGACGGCCTTGCCCGAGGTAATGGCTATTACCGATGCTTACGACCATTTGATCTCGGAAGTTGATGATATCCCGGAGGTGGAGGCCATAGCAGTAGGAATGGGCATTGGTACGAACGAACGTACCGTAAATGCTTTAAAAAAGCTTTTTTCAGAAACAAAGGCCTCCTATGTCATTGATGCCGACGCCATAAATTGTATCGCATTGGACAAGGATCTGAAAAAATTGATCCCGCCTCAATCTGTATTAACTCCACATCCCGGGGAATTAAAAAGATTAGTAGGTGATTGGAAAGACGATTACGATAAATTAGAAAAGGTAAAAGAATTTACAAGAAAGTATAAATGTATCCTCCTCATTAAAGGAGCGAATTCTATAACAGTACACGAAGATAAACTTTACATAAATACGTCGGGAAATCCCGGAATGGCCACAGGAGGTAGTGGAGATGTATTGTCCGGAATGATCGCGGCTCTGCTAGCCCAGGGATACGACCCTCTACTGGCAACGGTCTTTGCTACCTACCTTCACGGACTTGCCGGAAATATCGTGTCCCAATCCAACAGCTTTGAAGCTGTTATGGCGGG
- a CDS encoding 4a-hydroxytetrahydrobiopterin dehydratase produces the protein MKKLSEAEIQDELQSLPGWEYADNALHTGFEFENFKEAFTIMTRIAFEAEKLDHHPDWSNVYNQLHISLYTHTEDGVTEKDIALAKIINDLVS, from the coding sequence ATGAAAAAACTTTCCGAAGCTGAAATCCAGGATGAATTACAATCATTACCCGGGTGGGAATATGCAGATAATGCCCTTCATACAGGTTTCGAATTCGAAAACTTTAAAGAGGCTTTCACTATCATGACCCGCATTGCGTTTGAAGCAGAAAAGCTGGATCATCATCCCGATTGGAGCAATGTGTATAACCAGTTACACATTTCATTATACACTCACACCGAGGATGGGGTTACCGAAAAAGACATAGCGCTGGCCAAAATTATTAATGATCTGGTAAGTTAA
- the gcvT gene encoding glycine cleavage system aminomethyltransferase GcvT: MKNTALSHIHEALGAKMVPFAGYNMPVSYEGVNAEHETVRKAVGVFDVSHMGEFLITGPHALDLIQKVCSNDASKLVDGQAQYSCFPNEDGGIVDDLIVYRLEAEKWLLVVNASNIEKDWKWITSKNSMNAEMRDISEDFSLLAIQGPKAVEAMQSLTSIDLSEIGFYTFKVADFAGIEHVIISATGYTGSGGFEIYCKNSEVEQVWNKVLEAGADYGIKPVGLAARDTLRLEMGYCLYGNDIDDTTSPLEAGLGWITKFTKDFINSEALLKQKEEGVRRKLVGFQLEERGIPRHGYEIVNDSEQVVGKVTSGTMSPSLNIGIGLGYVPTELSKPGTSIGIQIRKNVVPATVVKLPFYKG, encoded by the coding sequence ATGAAAAATACAGCTCTTAGTCATATTCATGAAGCCCTGGGCGCTAAAATGGTACCATTTGCAGGTTATAATATGCCGGTTTCTTACGAAGGAGTTAATGCCGAACACGAAACAGTACGCAAAGCCGTAGGCGTCTTTGATGTCTCCCACATGGGCGAATTCCTAATTACCGGACCCCACGCCTTGGATCTAATTCAAAAGGTTTGTAGTAACGACGCATCAAAATTGGTTGATGGGCAGGCCCAGTATAGTTGTTTTCCTAACGAAGATGGAGGTATTGTGGACGACCTTATCGTGTATCGCCTGGAAGCAGAGAAATGGCTGTTAGTTGTAAATGCATCTAATATCGAGAAGGATTGGAAGTGGATTACCAGCAAGAACAGTATGAATGCCGAAATGCGAGATATTTCTGAAGATTTTTCTTTATTGGCCATTCAGGGCCCGAAGGCCGTTGAGGCCATGCAATCTCTTACCTCCATAGATCTAAGTGAAATTGGTTTCTATACCTTTAAAGTAGCAGATTTTGCAGGGATCGAGCATGTAATCATTAGTGCAACCGGTTATACCGGCAGCGGAGGATTCGAGATCTATTGTAAGAACAGTGAAGTTGAGCAGGTATGGAACAAAGTACTGGAAGCAGGAGCCGACTACGGGATCAAGCCTGTGGGACTTGCAGCACGGGATACGCTACGCCTTGAGATGGGCTATTGCTTGTATGGAAACGATATAGACGACACTACTTCTCCTTTGGAAGCGGGACTGGGTTGGATCACTAAGTTCACAAAAGACTTTATCAACTCCGAAGCCTTACTCAAACAAAAGGAAGAAGGTGTACGGCGTAAACTAGTTGGCTTTCAACTGGAAGAACGTGGCATTCCCCGCCATGGCTACGAAATAGTAAATGATAGTGAGCAAGTGGTTGGTAAGGTAACCAGTGGTACCATGTCCCCTTCTCTCAATATAGGGATAGGACTAGGCTATGTCCCTACCGAACTAAGTAAACCAGGTACTTCCATCGGAATTCAAATAAGAAAGAATGTAGTACCTGCCACTGTTGTTAAATTACCGTTCTACAAGGGGTGA